Within Actinoplanes sp. L3-i22, the genomic segment CACGACCAGATCTTCCTGACCTTGAACGGCCACTACTGGCCGCCGGGACGGACCGTGCTCAAGAACGCCGCCGGGCACGACGTGCACGTGCACATCACCAACTACCAGGACCGGTACTACGGCGGCGCCGGCATGATCCGGCTCTACCACTTCGACCTGGTGCGCAACCGGATCGACGTGGAGACGTTCGCGCCCTGGTTCCTCAAGCGCGACGCCGAGGACCGCACGCCGCTCGAGGCCGAGACCATCGAGCTGACCAGCGACGTCGACCGGTTCAGCCTGTCGGTGGACTTCGACGAGCGGTTCGCCGGCTTCGCGCCGCCGGCGCTGCCCGCCCCGCGCCCGGCCGCCCAGGTCATCGACCGGCACACCGCCGCCTACTGGCGCTTCGAGGGCGACGTCGAGAAGGTCAACGACCTGACCGGCAAGGGCAACGACCTTACGGTACGGCGTTTGACCGCAACCGATCATCTGACCGTCTCCCCCGAGCACCACCTCGGCGCGCCCACCCACTCCAGCATCCGCTTCGACGGCGGATCCGGTCGCGGCGCCCTGCTGCAGACCGCCCCGAACGCCCCGCTGAACAGCCTGAAGTTCCTCGACGGCTACACGTTTGAAACTTTCCTCAAGCTGCCCGAGCCGTTCGAGGGCAACCACAACTGGATGGGCATCTTCAGCTGGGAGGGGCGCAGCGGCGACGCCGGCAAGCACAGCGGCTGGTCCCCGCTCGAACCGACCTGCAGCCTGAACCTGTCGCCGGAAAGATTCCTCCAGTACGTGCTGTACACCGAGGACGGCGACCACAACCCGACGTCGTGGGGCCACGCCATGCCGGTCGGCGTCTGGCACCACGTCGCGGTCGTCAACGACGGCAAGCGCAGCATCGTCTGGGTCAACGGCTCGAAGATCGCCCGCAACCCGACCCAGCCGGCGCACGGCGTCGCCACCCTGGGCCGCCCGTTCACGCTCGGCGGCACGTCCTTCGACCTGAACTACGACCAGAGCTTCTACGGCTGGATCGGCGACACCCGGATCACCACGCGCGCCCTGCGCCCCGAGCAGTTCCTCCCGGCCGGCCGCTTCCGCTAGGCCGGCCCCGGGGCGGCCCGCCAGCGCGCGGCCGGGCCGCCCCGGCCCTTACCGCCTCGCCCGGTTCCGCTCATAGCTCGAACAGCGCGAACAGGGCCGGGTCGACGAAGGACACCGAGGACCGGATCAGGCCGCCGGTGACGGTGAAGAGCTGGATCGAGTGCGGGGCGCCGGCCGGGGTGTAGGCGGCCAGGGCCGGGCTGCCGTTGGCGGCGATCGGGACCAGGCGCCAGCCCGGGCCGCGCATCGCGAAGACCCGCTCGATGAAGGTCCGATAGTGATCGCGGCCGGCGAGCCAGAGGTTCACCGGCGGCATCTCCAGGACCACGTCCTCGGCCAGCAACCGGGTCAGGGCCGGCACGTCGGCGGCCTCGAACGCGGCCGCGTACCGCGCGACCACCGCCTGCCCGGCCGGGTCGGCGGGCTCGCGCAGCGCGTCCGGGGACGGGGACGCGGCGCGCAGCGCGGTCCGGGCCCGCTGCAGGCCGCTGTTCACCGCGGCGACGCTGCAGTCCAGGATCTGCGCCGTCTCGGCGGCCGACATCTGCAGCACCTCGCGCAGCACCAGGATCGCCCGCGGCCGGGCCGGCAGCAGCTGCAGCGCCGCGACCAGCGCGAGCCGCAGCCCGGCCCGTTGCAGGACGGCGTCCGCCGGGTCGCCGAGCCGGGCGTCCGGGAACGGCTGCAGCCACCGGATCTCACGACTCGGCGTCAGCGGCGCGTACGGGTCGTCGCCGGCCGGGCCGAGACCGCTCGGCAGCGGGCGGCGGGCCCGGCCGTCCAGCGCGGTCAGGCAGGCGTTGGTCGCGATCCGGTGCAGCCAGGTGCGCACCGAGGCACGGGCCGGGTCGTACCGATCGGCGGCCGTGAAGGCGCGCAGCATCGTCTCCTGCACCAGGTCCTCGGCCTCCTGGAACGAGCCGAGCATCCGGTAGCAGTGCGCGAGCAGATCGCCGCGGAATTCTTCGAACATGGCGGATTCTCCGATGAGTTCACCGGCCCGGGCCGGTATGTGGTCGGTGAGAGAGTTTCCGACCGAAGGGATCCGACCATGGGCGACGTCATCGTCACTCAGTTTTCCACGCTCGACGGCGTGGTCTCCGACCCGGACGGGCGCGGCGGCACCGGATACGGCGGCTGGGCGTTCCGCTACGGGTCCGGGCCGGTCGCCGACGACAAGTTCCGGCTCGGCGACCGGATGGACCGGGGCGTCCAGCTGTACGGCCGGCGCACCTGGGAGGCGTTCGCCGCCCTGTGGCCGGGGCGCGACGGTGCTTTCGCCAAGCGGATGAACGACGTACCGAAGCATGTCGCGACCCGGACCGGCATCGACCCGCAGCGGTGGCAGCACTCCCGGGCGATCGGCGGCGACGCCGTCGCCTGGGTCGAGAAGACCCGGGAGAGCACCGACATCGTGGTGATCGGCAGCCTCAGCCTGATCCGGCAGCTCGCCGCGGCCGATCTGGTCGACGAGTACCGCCTGGTCACGTTCCCGCTGGTGACGGGCGAGGGCGACCGGCTGTTCAGCACGCCGGGAAGCTTCGAGATCACCATGGTCGAGCAGGTCGGCCCGACGGTCCTGACCCAGCTCCGGCGGGTCCGCGACTGATCATCGCATTTGCGGTGGCCGATATGGTCGGCGGCGTGACCAAGGCCTTCTCGGTGCTGCTGTTCATCCCGTTCCTGGCGGTGACCGTGCTGGCGTTCGCCGCGGTCATCCGGCGGCTGCTGGGGGTCCGCGTCGGTCCCGGGCGGACCCTGCTGGCCGGCGTCCTGGCGACGCTGGTGACCTCGCCGATCCTGGCCGCGCTCGCGCCGCCCGACCCGGGGAGCGTGACCGCGCTCGAGGGCACCCTGCTGGTCCTGGCGGCGGCCAGCATCGCCGCGCTGCTCGCGATGACCGCCCTGGTCGTGCTGGAGGTGCTGCTGCCGGCCGGGTCGCTGCCCGGGCCGGTGGAGACCTGGCGCGGGCTGCGGCGGCGGGTCGAGCGGACCCGGCGGTACTCGACGATCGTGCGGATCGCGCTGCGGCACGGGCTCGGCCGGTTCCTGCGCGGGCCGGCCCGGCCCGGGCCGACCTCGGCCGCCGCGCGCCGCAAGCTGGCCCGGT encodes:
- a CDS encoding RNA polymerase subunit sigma-70, which translates into the protein MFEEFRGDLLAHCYRMLGSFQEAEDLVQETMLRAFTAADRYDPARASVRTWLHRIATNACLTALDGRARRPLPSGLGPAGDDPYAPLTPSREIRWLQPFPDARLGDPADAVLQRAGLRLALVAALQLLPARPRAILVLREVLQMSAAETAQILDCSVAAVNSGLQRARTALRAASPSPDALREPADPAGQAVVARYAAAFEAADVPALTRLLAEDVVLEMPPVNLWLAGRDHYRTFIERVFAMRGPGWRLVPIAANGSPALAAYTPAGAPHSIQLFTVTGGLIRSSVSFVDPALFALFEL
- a CDS encoding dihydrofolate reductase family protein, with the protein product MGDVIVTQFSTLDGVVSDPDGRGGTGYGGWAFRYGSGPVADDKFRLGDRMDRGVQLYGRRTWEAFAALWPGRDGAFAKRMNDVPKHVATRTGIDPQRWQHSRAIGGDAVAWVEKTRESTDIVVIGSLSLIRQLAAADLVDEYRLVTFPLVTGEGDRLFSTPGSFEITMVEQVGPTVLTQLRRVRD
- a CDS encoding LamG-like jellyroll fold domain-containing protein, which encodes MERRNLLRAAIAVPAVPLAVGAFDVAPAAASSAKFDTHDPRFALAVLPDTQYLFDADSADPAPLRATFKYLLEQRAEDNVAFLTHLGDVTEHGTEQEINLAGTTFQAIDGRLPYSVLAGNHDVNGGTDDQRGDTPYRKVFGPDRFRHAATFLGSSADGYNSAHRITAAGRQWLILALDWRISDAGLTWARNILTANPKLPAIVTTHDLAWADDAGQAYLSGNGQRLWDQLINEHDQIFLTLNGHYWPPGRTVLKNAAGHDVHVHITNYQDRYYGGAGMIRLYHFDLVRNRIDVETFAPWFLKRDAEDRTPLEAETIELTSDVDRFSLSVDFDERFAGFAPPALPAPRPAAQVIDRHTAAYWRFEGDVEKVNDLTGKGNDLTVRRLTATDHLTVSPEHHLGAPTHSSIRFDGGSGRGALLQTAPNAPLNSLKFLDGYTFETFLKLPEPFEGNHNWMGIFSWEGRSGDAGKHSGWSPLEPTCSLNLSPERFLQYVLYTEDGDHNPTSWGHAMPVGVWHHVAVVNDGKRSIVWVNGSKIARNPTQPAHGVATLGRPFTLGGTSFDLNYDQSFYGWIGDTRITTRALRPEQFLPAGRFR